The following coding sequences lie in one Heliangelus exortis chromosome 6, bHelExo1.hap1, whole genome shotgun sequence genomic window:
- the EN1 gene encoding homeobox protein engrailed-1, with protein MEEPPEGHGHRDAAPGPASSGSGSDGESVPVSPCPAPASPAAPCPLPLPRRRHPPPPPPPPPPPHRTTNFFIDNILRPDFGCKKEPPAPAGGGGGGSRERDGDRGQSSGRENVNPLLARPPNPPSLLCPDSNCRPDGSAPPPPPAAAAAKASPAAAAAAASGAAKPPADGGETHPAKYGEHGSPAILLMGSNNGGPVIKPDSQQPLVWPAWVYCTRYSDRPSSGPRTRKLKKKKTEKEDKRPRTAFTAEQLQRLKAEFQANRYITEQRRQSLAQELSLNESQIKIWFQNKRAKIKKATGIKNGLALHLMAQGLYNHSTTTVQDKEESE; from the exons ATGGAAGAGCCGCCGGAGGGGCACGGCCACCGAGACGCGGCGCCCGGCCCGGCGAGCAGCGGCAGCGGCAGCGATGGCGAGAGcgtccccgtgtccccctgcCCCGCGCCCGCCTCCCCCGCCGCgccctgccccctgcccctgccccgccgccgccacccgccgccaccgcccccgccgccgccgccaccccACCGCACCACCAACTTTTTCATCGACAACATCCTGAGGCCGGACTTCGGCTGCAAGAAGGAGCCGCCCGCGCCagccggcggcggcggaggaggCAGCCGAGAGCGGGACGGAGACCGGGGGCAGAGCTCAGGTAGAGAAAACGTCAACCCGCTGCTGGCCCGGCCGCCCAACCCgccctccctcctctgcccGGACTCGAACTGCCGTCCCGACGGCTCcgcgccgccgcctccgcccgccgccgccgccgccaaaGCCAGCCCCGccgcggcggcagcggcggcgtCGGGGGCGGCCAAGCCCCCCGCCGACGGGGGCGAGACTCACCCGGCGAAGTACGGGGAGCACGGCAGCCCCGCCATCCTCCTCATGGGCTCTAATAATGGAGGACCTGTTATAAAGCCCGACTCGCAACAGCCGCTGGTGTGGCCTGCCTGGGTCTACTGCACTAGGTATTCAGACAGACCGTCCTCGG GCCCCCGCaccaggaagctgaagaagaagaagacgGAGAAGGAGGACAAGAGGCCGCGGACGGCGTTCACGGCCGAGCAGCTACAGCGGCTGAAGGCGGAGTTCCAGGCGAACCGGTACATCACGGAGCAGCGGCGGCAGAGCCTGGCCCAGGAGCTCAGCCTCAACGAGTCCCAGATCAAGATCTGGTTCCAGAACAAACGAGCCAAGATCAAGAAGGCGACTGGCATCAAGAACGGGCTGGCGCTGCACCTCATGGCCCAGGGACTCTACAACCACTCCACCACCACCGTGCAGGACAAAGAGGAGAGCGAGTGA